From Orcinus orca chromosome 3, mOrcOrc1.1, whole genome shotgun sequence, a single genomic window includes:
- the LOC125964066 gene encoding protein Tob1: MQLEIQVALNFIISYLYNKLPRRRVNIFGEELERLLKKKYEGHWYPEKPYKGSGFRCIHVGEKVDPVIEQASKESGLDIDDVRGNLPQDLSVWIDPFEVSYQIGEKGPVKVLYVDDNNENGCELDKEIKNSFNPEAQVFMPISDPASSVSSSPSPPFGHSAAVSPTFMPRSTQPLTFTTATFAATKFGSTKMKNSGRSNKVARTSPINLGLNVNDLLKQKAISSSVHSLYGLGLGSQQKPRPQQQPSQPPPSPPPQQQQQQKTSALSPNAKEFIFPNMQGQGSSTSGMFPGDSPLNLSPLQYSNAFDVFAAYGGLNEKSFVDGLNFSLNNMQYSNQQFQPVMAN, translated from the coding sequence ATGCAGCTTGAAATCCAAGTAGcactaaattttattatttcatatctGTACAATAAGCTTCCCAGGAGACGTGTCAACATTTTTGGTGAAGAGCTCGAAAGACTTCTTAAGAAGAAATATGAAGGGCACTGGTATCCTGAAAAGCCATACAAAGGATCAGGGTTTAGATGTATACACGTAGGGGAGAAGGTGGACCCAGTGATTGAACAAGCATCCAAAGAGAGTGGTTTGGACATTGATGATGTTCGCGGCAATCTGCCGCAGGATCTTAGTGTTTGGATCGACCCATTTGAGGTTTCCTACCAAATTGGTGAAAAGGGACCAGTGAAGGTGCTTTATGTGgatgataataatgaaaatggaTGTGAGTTGGATAAGGAGATCAAAAACAGCTTTAACCCAGAGGCCCAGGTTTTTATGCCCATAAGTGACCCAGCCTCATCAGTGTCCAGCTCTCCATCTCCTCCCTTTGGTCACTCTGCTGCTGTAAGCCCTACCTTCATGCCCCGGTCCACTCAGCCTTTAACCTTTACCACTGCCACTTTTGCTGCCACCAAGTTCGGCTCTACCAAAATGAAGAACAGTGGCCGAAGCAACAAGGTTGCACGTACTTCTCCTATCAACCTCGGCTTGAATGTGAATGACCTCTTGAAGCAGAAAGCCATCTCTTCCTCAGTGCACTCTCTGTATGGGCTCGGCCTGGGTAGCCAGCAGAAGCCACGGCCACAGCAACAGCCATCCCAGCCACCGCCGTCACCACCAccgcagcagcagcaacagcagaaaACCTCCGCTCTTTCTCCTAACGCcaaggaatttatttttcctaatatgcaGGGTCAAGGTAGTAGTACCAGTGGAATGTTCCCAGGTGACAGCCCCCTTAACCTCAGTCCTCTCCAGTACAGTAATGCCTTTGATGTGTTTGCGGCCTACGGAGGCCTCAACGAGAAGTCTTTTGTAGATGGCTTGAATTTTAGCTTGAATAACATGCAGTATTCTAACCAGCAATTCCAGCCTGTTATGgctaactaa